In a single window of the Synergistaceae bacterium genome:
- the mtnN gene encoding 5'-methylthioadenosine/S-adenosylhomocysteine nucleosidase has product MRKTAIILALILCFAGCGESLPAYDSESRPILIQGAMKIETDILISALAESHDITIEHWHYVAGKIDGYPVIVSVTRCGVENASVSTALAIETFRPCAVINQGTAGGHDPALRRGDIVIASDCFNSSAWKAGSSAKGEGVNYRDINLLDVNFYDEYENGEEITFLPADEKLKASALAVKGKYSGGKIAVGRIATSDSWENRVDRILFFHEKFGSSCEEMETFAAAKVCRIYGVPFLGVRVISNSELTGEEFIPKLGHDCQEFVIEVVKNYIREMN; this is encoded by the coding sequence ATGAGGAAGACTGCAATAATTCTCGCCTTGATTCTTTGCTTTGCGGGCTGCGGTGAGTCTCTGCCTGCGTACGATAGCGAATCACGCCCCATTCTGATTCAGGGGGCAATGAAAATTGAGACTGACATACTGATTTCCGCGCTTGCTGAGTCTCATGACATCACTATAGAGCATTGGCATTACGTTGCCGGGAAAATTGACGGCTATCCCGTTATAGTGAGCGTAACGCGGTGCGGGGTCGAGAATGCTTCAGTGTCAACAGCACTTGCGATTGAGACATTCAGGCCGTGCGCTGTGATTAATCAGGGTACGGCGGGAGGACATGACCCGGCATTGAGGCGGGGCGATATTGTGATAGCGTCAGACTGTTTCAACTCTTCAGCATGGAAGGCAGGATCAAGCGCAAAAGGTGAGGGAGTAAATTACCGTGATATAAATCTTCTTGACGTTAATTTTTACGATGAGTACGAGAACGGAGAAGAGATTACGTTTCTTCCTGCTGACGAAAAGCTGAAGGCTTCCGCGCTCGCTGTGAAGGGGAAATATTCAGGCGGGAAAATTGCTGTAGGACGTATTGCGACTTCTGACTCATGGGAGAACAGAGTCGACCGTATATTATTCTTTCACGAGAAATTCGGCTCATCGTGCGAGGAAATGGAGACATTCGCGGCGGCTAAGGTGTGCAGGATTTACGGCGTTCCGTTCTTGGGCGTGCGTGTAATCTCAAATTCTGAGCTTACAGGTGAAGAATTTATACCGAAACTCGGCCATGACTGCCAGGAATTTGTGATTGAGGTTGTGAAAAATTACATCAGGGAGATGAATTAA
- a CDS encoding aminotransferase class I/II-fold pyridoxal phosphate-dependent enzyme encodes MQRIKFETDYQEGASPEILERLLSTNLEQTSGYGEDSHCSRAKELIRREIGRPESAVYFMAGGTQTNTTVIKHLLTPCEGVIATSTGHINVHESGAVESTGHKVLTLPSHDGLLDAGDFRQYMEAFTVDPTNAHMVQPGLVYVSYSSELGTVYSKSQLTEIRRVCDDYGLKLFLDGARLGTGLTSSVSDMAMNDIADLCDVFYIGGTKNGALLGEAVVFPNPEAVNLRHFTTIIKQQGGLLAKGRLLGIQFEVLFEDGLFYRNAEHANIQAMKIKRAFTDKSIPFLIDSPTNQQFPILTRQQNESLSAKFSYESWQPLEDGRLAVRFCTSWATTDDSINELIQAINQL; translated from the coding sequence ATGCAGAGGATAAAATTTGAGACTGACTACCAGGAGGGAGCATCGCCGGAAATTTTAGAGCGTTTACTCTCAACGAACCTCGAACAGACATCAGGCTACGGCGAGGACTCTCACTGTTCCCGCGCAAAAGAGTTAATACGCCGCGAGATAGGCAGGCCGGAGTCGGCGGTCTACTTCATGGCCGGAGGGACTCAGACTAACACAACGGTGATAAAGCATTTGCTGACCCCCTGCGAGGGAGTAATAGCGACCTCAACGGGACATATAAACGTCCACGAGTCCGGCGCGGTTGAGTCGACAGGCCACAAAGTTTTGACGCTTCCGAGTCATGACGGATTACTTGACGCAGGAGACTTTCGGCAGTACATGGAGGCGTTCACCGTTGACCCGACAAATGCACACATGGTACAGCCGGGGCTTGTCTACGTGTCGTACTCGTCAGAATTGGGAACGGTCTACAGTAAATCACAGCTCACGGAAATACGGCGGGTATGTGATGATTACGGGCTGAAACTTTTTCTTGACGGCGCGAGGCTCGGAACGGGATTAACGTCTAGTGTGTCCGACATGGCAATGAATGATATTGCGGACTTGTGCGATGTGTTTTATATCGGCGGTACAAAGAACGGGGCGTTACTCGGCGAGGCTGTAGTTTTCCCGAACCCTGAAGCGGTAAATCTCCGGCACTTTACGACAATAATCAAACAGCAGGGCGGACTCCTCGCAAAAGGTAGGCTGTTAGGGATTCAGTTTGAAGTGTTGTTTGAGGACGGACTATTTTACAGGAATGCAGAACACGCGAATATTCAGGCCATGAAAATCAAGCGGGCATTCACGGATAAAAGTATACCGTTCCTGATAGATTCACCGACAAATCAGCAGTTCCCGATTCTGACACGTCAGCAGAATGAATCACTGTCCGCGAAATTCAGCTATGAGTCGTGGCAGCCGTTAGAGGACGGACGATTAGCGGTAAGATTCTGCACGAGCTGGGCAACAACTGATGACAGTATCAATGAACTAATACAGGCAATCAATCAACTATAG